The Girardinichthys multiradiatus isolate DD_20200921_A chromosome Y, DD_fGirMul_XY1, whole genome shotgun sequence genome has a window encoding:
- the LOC124863884 gene encoding sphingosine 1-phosphate receptor 1-like, with translation MSKVSSQAAYAAHVPSTIPKYFSTGMSSMFSVYQNQEVIKEHYNYTGKLNGSNADKYAPGFKPEAIAFLLVCLLIVAENAVVLIAIWKNKKFHIPMYYLLGNLTLSDLLAGLSYMINILTSGSNTLKMTPVLYFLREGCVFIMLAASIISLLAIAIERHVTMVRMKPYQGHKQGRMFALIGASWMLSVFLGILPVLGWNCIGELEKCSTVFPLYAKSYILFCITVFSAILMSIVVLYVRIFRIVKSNTQRLATVPQRKGLYRKSQKYMALLKTVTIVLGVFIACWLPLFILFLLDFSFPVKGCKVLFKAEYFLGIAVFNSLLNPIIYTLTSKDMRKAILRLLCHRCLLTSDGKMKKFGLAFLDFSTTKTDAVSHRLEGLDTTVSSGNLPSTIKAIYPRISKI, from the coding sequence ATGAGCAAGGTTTCTAGCCAAGCAGCATATGCTGCTCATGTTCCATCCACTATCCCCAAATATTTCTCAACAGGAATGTCTTCCATGTTTAGTGTGTACCAGAACCAAGAAGTCATCAAAGAGCACTACAACTATACAGGCAAGCTAAATGGGTCAAATGCGGACAAGTACGCGCCTGGATTCAAACCGGAAGCCATTGCTTTCCTGTTGGTCTGCCTGCTTATTGTTGCAGAGAATGCTGTGGTGCTTATTGCCATCTGGAAGAACAAGAAGTTCCATATCCCCATGTACTATTTGCTGGGAAACTTAACTCTCTCGGACCTGCTTGCTGGTTTATCTTATATGATAAACATTCTAACATCTGGTTCCAACACACTGAAAATGACCCCTGTGCTGTATTTTTTGAGGGAGGGATGTGTGTTCATCATGCTGGCTGCTTCCATAATCAGTCTGCTGGCCATCGCCATAGAGCGCCACGTCACCATGGTGAGGATGAAGCCGTACCAGGGCCACAAACAGGGACGGATGTTCGCTCTGATCGGAGCCAGCTGGATGCTGTCAGTGTTCCTGGGTATCCTTCCTGTCCTGGGCTGGAACTGCATCGGGGAGCTTGAGAAGTGCTCCACCGTCTTTCCACTCTACGCCAAAAGCTACATCCTATTCTGCATCACCGTCTTCAGTGCCATCCTCATGTCCATCGTGGTGCTTTATGTGCGAATCTTTCGCATCGTCAAGTCCAATACCCAGCGCCTTGCTACAGTTCCCCAGCGCAAAGGTCTTTACCGAAAGTCCCAGAAATACATGGCCCTTCTGAAAACCGTCACCATAGTCCTGGGGGTCTTCATCGCATGCTGGCTGCCTCTTTTTATCCTTTTCTTGCTGGACTTCAGCTTTCCGGTCAAAGGCTGCAAGGTGCTCTTCAAGGCTGAGTACTTCCTGGGCATCGCAGTGTTCAACTCCCTACTCAACCCAATCATCTACACGCTGACCAGCAAAGACATGCGTAAGGCCATCCTCAGGCTTCTGTGCCACCGCTGTCTCCTAACCTCAGACGGGAAAATGAAGAAGTTTGGCTTGGCCTTCCTGGATTTCAGCACCACTAAGACGGACGCAGTGTCTCACAGACTGGAGGGACTGGACACAACAGTTTCTTCAGGGAACCTTCCCTCAACTATTAAAGCTATTTATCCAAGGATATCGAAGATATAA